A single window of Salvia splendens isolate huo1 chromosome 8, SspV2, whole genome shotgun sequence DNA harbors:
- the LOC121744760 gene encoding mRNA turnover protein 4 homolog, with translation MPKSKRNRPVTLSKTKKKGKEHKENVLNTIRDSVDKYESAYVIAFENMRNLKFKGFKEKLKSSSRFFLGSNKVMQVALGRSASDEIRPGLHKISKLLRGDTGLFLTNLPKEEVKRIFEEYEDYDFARTGTVATEKVELNEGPLDQFTHEMEPFLRKQGMPVRLNKGVVELVSDFVVCEEGKQLSPESARILRLLGIKMATFKLHLICRWSSEDFEIYREGLEDSDIESS, from the exons ATGCCTAAATCAAAGCGCAATCGCCCAG TGACTCTGTCAAAGACAAAGAAGAAGGGAAAGGAGCATAAAGAGAACGTATTGAATACAATACGCGATTCCGTTGACAAGTACGAGTCCGCCTATGTTATCGCTTTCGAGAACATGAGGAATCTCAAGTTCAAAGGCTTCAAAGAGAAGTTGAAGTCTTCAAGCAG ATTTTTTCTTGGCTCAAACAAAGTTATGCAAGTTGCATTAGGTAGGTCTGCTTCTGATGAGATTAGACCAGGCCTGCACAAGATTTCAAAG CTTCTTCGTGGTGATACTGGTCTCTTTTTAACTAATTTGCCAAAAGAAGAAGTGAAGAG AATATTTGAGGAATATGAAGATTATGACTTTGCTAGAACTGGAACTGTCGCCACAGAAAAG GTGGAGCTCAATGAAGGTCCTCTTGATCAGTTCACACATGAAATGGAGCCTTTCTTGCGCAAGCAGGGGATGCCTGTTCGATTGAATAAAG GAGTTGTAGAGCTTGTTTCAGACTTTGTTGTATGCGAAGAAGGAAAACAATTATCACCCGAGTCAGCTAGGATACTG CGCCTCTTGGGAATCAAGATGGCCACTTTTAAACTCCACTTAATATGTCGGTGGAGTTCAGAAGATTTTGAGATTTACAGAGAAGGCTTGGAAGATTCAGACATTGAATCCTCATAG
- the LOC121744762 gene encoding partner of Y14 and mago-like — MNGGGVGDAAAELHKQTLKEGERILAPTRRPDGTLRKPIRIRAGHTPQDEVPIYKSKGSMWKEEMSTVQEVPPGYEPVAEAKPKSKSAKRNERKKEKRQQAALNKDSDQDEVLSADNSKDFPEDLESTSSKMNSLSLYESASSVAPSTGSTQSSNSEDQVQDIDKKIRALKKKIRLTEAQQQKTQEADMTQEQLEKLAKLEGWQNELKLLENKKSQL, encoded by the exons ATGAACGGTGGAGGAGTGGGCGATGCGGCGGCGGAGCTGCACAAGCAAACCCTAAAAGAAGGGGAGAGGATTTTGGCGCCCACGCGCCGCCCCGACGGAACCCTACGTAAGCCTATTCGCATACGCGCGGGTCATACGCCTCAGGATGAAGTTCCAATCTACAAATCCAAAGGCTCAATG TGGAAGGAGGAGATGTCGACGGTGCAGGAGGTGCCGCCGGGATATGAGCCGGTGGCGGAAGCGAAACCTAAGTCGAAATCAGCTAAGAGGAatgagaggaagaaagagaagcGTCAGCAG GCTGCTCTTAACAAGGATTCAGATCAAGATGAAGTTCTGTCTGCTGATAATTCCAAGGATTTTCCAGAAGATTTGGAGTCAACTTCATCAAAGATGAACTCGCTCTCCCTTTATGAAAGTGCCTCGTCGGTTGCACCATCTACAGGCTCAACCCAGTCTTCGAATTCAGAAGATCAAGTTCAAGATATTGATAAGAAGATCCGAGCTCTAAAAAAGAAG ATTCGGCTGACTGAAGCTCAGCAGCAAAAAACGCAGGAGGCAGACATGACACAAGAACAGTTGGAGAAGTTAGCCAAGTTAGAAGGCTGGCAGAACGAGTTGAAGCTCTTAGAAAATAAGAAATCCCAACTTTGA
- the LOC121745324 gene encoding uncharacterized protein LOC121745324 — protein MEKGEPTFIPEWLKNASPNGASSVSNSDDQTSLKIARNKSSVNSNGRDFGRSFSSDRTTSSYFRRSSSSNGSGHLGPHSGFGKQHNRDWARSAYHFRDRENSIMGDRWRRDSSDRSGATLLSTYERDGFRRSHSMVSGNNVDTWHRKAITDSSTSFGTKANGLVEKSSSMAGVNKTFIEKDFPSLAEERTVVPEVGRVPSPSLCSAIQGLPLGSSTVVSGEKWTSALAEVPVLVGSHSNCISPVRQEATPSSTFVSLGSSTSRNMAEAVAQAPNRGQTTPSLSVETQRLEELAIKQAKQLIPVMPSTPKSLAWSSSDKQKHKVVGPVKGDVLKASNAGKLHVLKPVHEKNGTAPATKDALGPTRSSKLVSSTLAATVVSGSTVTRGSTNDPVHARKPVFTVLEKKPTSQAQSRNAFFNSVRKKSVEDSSSTADSPTANTSSLQEISTEISPSPSDKSDMEVMSANASQAGETSLDVSSGGGNLSEITGDREENGDTCHVHPSLDLIFPVEKETALLRSLGWEENADDDEGGLTEEEISAFIKDITKHISSNPSFKILKVTLPKTFLFNSHIGGISAGMSSSDTKLEY, from the exons ATGGAAAAAGGTGAACCCACTTTTATACCAGAATGGTTGAAAAATGCAAGTCCAAATGGTGCCAGCTCGGTATCAAATTCAG ATGATCAAACCTCATTGAAGATTGCAAGAAATAAGTCATCTGTGAATAGTAATGGTCGTGATTTTGGACGATCTTTTAGTTCTGACAGAACTACCTCTTCATATTTTCGCCGAAGTTCTAGTAGTAATGGTTCTGGTCATCTGGGGCCTCATAGTGGTTTTGGAAAGCAACATAATAGGGATTGGGCGAGGAGTGCATATCATTTTCGTGATAGAGAAAACTCAATCATGGGAGACCGGTGGCGGCGGGACTCATCAGATAGATCAGGAGCCACCTTGTTAAGTACATATGAGAGGGATGGGTTCAGGCGTTCTCATTCAATGGTTTCTGGAAACAATGTAGATACATGGCACAGGAAGGCTATAACTGATTCAAGCACTAGTTTTGGAACTAAAGCCAATGGCTTAGTTGAAAAGAGCAGTTCCATGGCTGGGGTGAATAAAACATTTATTGAAAAAGATTTCCCATCATTGGCTGAAGAAAGAACAGTTGTGCCTGAGGTTGGAAGAGTCCCGTCACCTAGTTTGTGTTCTGCAATTCAGGGCTTACCTTTAGGCTCCTCAACTGTTGTCAGTGGAGAGAAATGGACTTCGGCTTTGGCTGAAGTTCCTGTTCTAGTTGGAAGCCATAGTAATTGCATCTCTCCCGTGCGGCAGGAAGCTACACCAAGTTCTACATTTGTATCTTTGGGCTCAAGCACCAGTCGCAATATGGCAGAAGCAGTAGCTCAGGCTCCTAATCGTGGTCAAACTACTCCATCG TTATCTGTGGAAACTCAGAGACTTGAAGAACTCGCTATCAAACAAGCTAAACAATTAATTCCTGTGATGCCGTCAACACCTAAATCTTTG GCCTGGAGTTCTTCAGATAAACAGAAACATAAGGTGGTTGGGCCTGTGAAGGGTGATGTTTTAAAAGCATCAAATGCAGGGAAGCTCCACGTTCTCAAGCCAGTGCATGAAAAGAATGGCACTGCTCCTGCTACGAAGGATGCCTTGGGCCCAACAAGAAGTAGCAAACTTGTGAGCTCTACACTTGCTGCTACAGTTGTTTCTGGATCCACAGTAACTAGGGGCTCAACAAACGACCCAGTCCATGCCCGCAAGCCTGTATTTACTGTGCTGGAGAAGAAACCGACTTCCCAAGCTCAGAGCCGAAATGCATTTTTCAACTCAGTAAGGAAGAAATCTGTGGAGGATTCTTCTTCTACTGCTGATTCGCCAACAGCAAACACCTCATCCTTGCAGGAGATTAGTACTGAAATTTCACCATCCCCTTCAGATAAGTCTGATATGGAGGTTATGAGTGCTAATGCTTCTCAGGCAGGTGAAACTTCCTTAGATGTAAGCTCGGGTGGGGGTAATTTGTCTGAGATCACAGGTGACAGAGAGGAAAATGGCGATACTTGTCATGTGCACCCTAGCTTGGACCTTATATTCCCAGTTGAGAAAGAGACTGCACTCTTACGTTCTTTGGGATGGGAGGAAAatgctgatgatgatgagggTGGTCTTACTGAAGAAGAAATCAGTGCTTTCATAAAAGATATCACCAAG CACATCAGTTCAAATCCATCCTTCAAAATCTTGAAAGTAACACTGCCAAAAACCTTTCTGTTTAACTCGCATATTGGGGGCATTTCTGCTGGAATGAGTTCTTCCGACACTAAGCTGGAATATTGA
- the LOC121744759 gene encoding WD-40 repeat-containing protein MSI1-like — protein MEKDDDEMRGEIEERLVNEEYKIWKKNTPFLYDLVVTHALEWPSLTVEWLPDLEEPPGKDYSAQKMILGTHTSEDEPNYLMLARIQLPLEDSENDARHYEDERSEFGGFGCASGKVQIIQQINHDGEVNRARYMPQNPFIIATKTVGAEVYVFDYSKHPSKPPLDGACNPDLRLRGHNSEGYGLSWSQFKDGHLLSGSDDAQICLWDINATPKNNALDAMQIFKIHEGVVEDVAWHLRHEYLFGSVGDDQHLHIWDLRSPSVNKPIQSVLAHQGEVNCLAFNPFNEWVLATGSTDKTVKLFDMRRISTALHTFDSHKEEVFQVGWNPKNETILASCCLGRRLMVWDLSRINEEQSSEDAEDGPPELVFIHGGHTSKVSDFSWNPCEDWVVASVAEDNILQIWQMSENIYHDEDDLPGNDAMKGS, from the exons ATGGAGAAAGACGACGATGAGATGAGGGGGGAGATAGAGGAGCGGCTGGTGAACGAGGAGTACAAGATTTGGAAGAAGAACACGCCGTTCCTCTACGATTTGGTCGTCACTCACGCGCTCGAGTGGCCGTCGCTGACCGTGGAATGGCTGCCCGACCTGGAGGAGCCGCCGGGCAAGGACTACTCCGCCCAGAAGATGATTCTCGGTACCCACACCTCCGAAGATGAGCCCAATTACCTCATGCTCGCCAGGATTCAGCTGCCTCTCGAGGACTCCGAGAACGATGCCCGCCATTATGAGGATGAACGGTCTGAATTCGGTGGATTTGGTTGCGCCAGTGGCAAG GTTCAAATTATCCAGCAAATAAATCACGATGGGGAGGTCAATCGGGCCCGATACATGCCTCAGAATCCGTTTATTATTGCCACCAAGACTGTTGGTGCGGAAGTTTATGTTTTCGACTATAGCAAACATCCATCCAAGCCTCCCCTAGACGGTGCGTGTAACCCTGATTTGAGGCTAAGGGGCCACAACTCGGAAGGATATGGTTTATCTTGGAGTCAGTTCAAGGATGGTCATCTTTTGAGTGGTTCGGATGATGCCCAAATATGTTTGTGGGATATAAATGCAACTCCTAAGAATAATGCTCTTGATGCGATGCAAATATTTAAG ATTCACGAAGGTGTTGTTGAAGATGTGGCATGGCACCTCAGGCATGAATATCTGTTTGGTTCGGTTGGAGATGACCAGCATCTGCATATATGGGATCTCCGTTCTCCCTCAGTCAACAAGCCAATACAATCTGTACTTGCCCATCAAGGCGAG GTAAACTGTTTGGCTTTCAATCCCTTTAACGAGTGGGTTCTGGCGACCGGTTCTACTGATAAGACCGTTAAGTTATTTGACATGCGAAGGATTTCTACTGCACTACATACATTTGATTCTCACAA GGAGGAGGTTTTTCAGGTCGGATGGAACCCAAAGAACGAAACCATCTTAGCTTCGTGTTGCCTTGGTAGGAGACTGATGGTCTGGGATCTCAGCAG GATTAATGAAGAGCAGTCATCGGAGGACGCTGAGGACGGACCACCAGAGCTCGTATTCATTCATGGCGGGCACACGAGTAAAGTATCCGATTTCTCATGGAACCCTTGTGAAGACTGGGTTGTTGCTAGTGTGGCGGAGGATAACATACTTCAGATATGGCAGATGTCTGAGAACATCTACCATGATGAAGATGATCTGCCAGGCAACGATGCCATGAAAGGCTCCTAG